In a genomic window of Octadecabacter temperatus:
- a CDS encoding response regulator transcription factor, translating to MAIPRILVVDDDPDMRQMMTQFLRQNGSIALPAANETEVRSHIDGGRVDLVLLDVMLGDENGLEICKRLRREQDVPIIMVSALSADHQRMEGYAVGADDYIAKPFNPKLLLARVKAVLSRARRSASLVHRRNTKTFQFHGWTYDAKTGDVLSPVKVQVALSHRETALLQVLLANPHIPLTREEIATNLDATGEGQSPNEATGRAIDVLVGRLRNKIEANPKEPQILKTERGVGYVFAVDVAVSDT from the coding sequence ATGGCGATTCCACGTATCCTTGTCGTCGATGATGACCCTGACATGCGGCAGATGATGACGCAGTTTCTGCGACAGAACGGGTCGATTGCCCTACCGGCTGCCAATGAGACCGAGGTCCGCAGCCACATCGATGGGGGCCGCGTTGATCTGGTCTTACTCGACGTAATGTTGGGCGACGAGAATGGACTGGAAATTTGTAAGCGGCTGCGGCGTGAACAGGACGTGCCGATTATTATGGTGTCTGCTTTGTCTGCCGATCACCAGCGTATGGAAGGGTATGCGGTTGGCGCTGACGATTATATCGCCAAACCGTTTAACCCTAAATTGTTGCTGGCGCGGGTCAAAGCAGTGCTGTCGCGCGCGCGTCGGTCGGCGTCCTTGGTGCACCGTCGCAACACCAAAACATTTCAGTTCCATGGATGGACGTATGACGCCAAAACAGGCGACGTTCTATCGCCTGTAAAAGTGCAAGTCGCCCTATCGCACCGCGAAACCGCATTGTTGCAAGTGTTGCTCGCCAACCCGCACATCCCCCTCACACGTGAGGAAATTGCGACCAACCTAGATGCCACTGGCGAAGGCCAGTCTCCCAATGAGGCGACGGGCCGCGCGATTGATGTTTTGGTAGGTCGCTTGCGTAACAAGATCGAAGCGAACCCGAAGGAGCCCCAAATTCTGAAAACGGAACGCGGGGTCGGTTATGTATTCGCCGTAGATGTCGCGGTGTCAGACACGTGA
- a CDS encoding class II D-tagatose-bisphosphate aldolase, non-catalytic subunit, which produces MTPLEAFIALPAAHGAGQKPGVTCVCSAHPLVIEAGLIEAHTAGQIPCIEATCNQVNQDGGYTGMTPADFRDIVMGIADTVGVPHDTILLGGDHLGPNPWRHLPAQDAMAKALVMTKAYAQAGFAKIHLDASMSCADDPIPLSNDVIAARAAALMAQSEDGATAGGHPPPAYIIGTEVPVPGGASEGHEHLVVSRPEDAAATVLAHVDALRSANLDHVWPRIVGLVVQPGVEFGQIDIDRYVSSAAAQLSEWRAAQDALVFEAHSTDYQPAQVLSQLVQDGFPILKVGPGLTFAMREAFYGLDAIAGEMSDDYVAGFLPKTMEAVMMENPVQWRSYVSGTEHEQKTQRHFGRSDRIRYLWPDPTAKAAMDTLLATLGSSEIPWSLISQHLGRLADDVADGTQLPVARDLVLGAIRAALAPYTTACQEG; this is translated from the coding sequence ATGACCCCACTAGAGGCTTTTATCGCGCTGCCAGCGGCCCATGGTGCCGGTCAAAAACCAGGTGTGACCTGCGTGTGTTCCGCGCATCCGTTGGTCATCGAGGCCGGATTGATCGAGGCCCACACCGCCGGTCAAATCCCTTGCATTGAAGCGACGTGCAATCAGGTCAACCAAGACGGCGGATATACCGGAATGACCCCGGCTGATTTTCGCGACATTGTGATGGGTATTGCCGATACGGTTGGCGTCCCGCACGACACCATACTGCTTGGCGGGGATCACCTTGGCCCGAACCCATGGCGTCATTTACCTGCGCAAGATGCTATGGCCAAGGCGCTCGTGATGACAAAAGCCTACGCTCAAGCCGGATTTGCAAAAATCCATCTGGATGCGTCAATGTCGTGCGCCGACGATCCCATCCCCCTCAGCAATGACGTCATCGCCGCGCGCGCCGCAGCCCTTATGGCGCAGTCTGAAGATGGGGCCACAGCCGGTGGCCATCCGCCCCCCGCCTATATCATTGGCACCGAAGTTCCAGTTCCCGGTGGCGCATCAGAGGGCCACGAACATTTGGTCGTGTCCCGCCCCGAAGACGCGGCTGCCACCGTGTTGGCCCATGTAGACGCGTTAAGATCGGCAAACCTTGACCACGTCTGGCCCCGAATTGTCGGCCTTGTCGTTCAGCCCGGTGTCGAATTTGGCCAGATCGACATTGATCGTTATGTTTCAAGCGCAGCAGCACAGTTGTCTGAATGGCGGGCGGCCCAAGACGCCTTAGTCTTCGAAGCCCATTCGACCGACTATCAACCCGCACAAGTCCTGTCCCAATTGGTGCAAGACGGCTTTCCAATCCTCAAGGTTGGCCCTGGATTAACCTTTGCGATGCGCGAGGCATTTTACGGATTGGATGCCATCGCGGGTGAAATGTCGGATGACTACGTGGCCGGATTCCTGCCCAAAACAATGGAAGCGGTCATGATGGAAAACCCAGTACAATGGCGCAGTTATGTCAGCGGCACCGAGCATGAACAAAAAACCCAGCGCCATTTCGGGCGGTCCGACCGGATCCGGTATTTGTGGCCGGACCCGACCGCGAAGGCCGCGATGGATACCCTTTTGGCGACGCTTGGGAGCAGCGAAATACCGTGGTCTTTGATCTCTCAACATCTTGGCCGCTTGGCGGATGATGTTGCGGACGGCACGCAATTGCCCGTGGCGCGCGACCTTGTTCTTGGCGCGATCCGTGCGGCCTTGGCCCCCTACACCACCGCCTGTCAGGAGGGCTAG
- a CDS encoding ABC transporter ATP-binding protein: MGTLKLDNITKSYGAVEVLHGINFDVAEGEFIALVGPSGCGKSTLLRMIAGLEAVTSGEISMGDKVVNEVAPAERDVAMVFQSYALYPHMTVRQNMGFALEMASVPKAEAAKSVEHAANILGLTPYLKRRPKELSGGQMQRVAMGRAIVRNPEIFLFDEPLSNLDAQLRGQVRGEIQTLHDKLKTTTIYVTHDQVEAMTLADRLVVLRAGHVEQIGTPLDLYDRPLTPFVAGFIGAPPMNLFEGSYAAGALTLQDSTKLVVATGIHLAQEDTTIIGVRPEHLHRAAHGWPAKVTLVETMGHETHVSAMIGETAVTYTMTTRDFPKAGDDIFLSPDPTQLHVFRNGERQN, encoded by the coding sequence ATGGGTACGTTGAAACTGGATAACATCACTAAGTCCTACGGCGCCGTAGAAGTGTTACACGGCATCAATTTCGATGTGGCCGAAGGGGAATTTATCGCCCTTGTGGGCCCATCCGGCTGCGGGAAATCCACGCTTTTGCGGATGATCGCGGGGCTTGAGGCCGTCACATCAGGCGAGATTTCAATGGGCGATAAAGTCGTTAACGAAGTCGCACCCGCCGAACGTGATGTGGCCATGGTGTTTCAATCCTACGCTTTGTATCCGCATATGACCGTGCGCCAGAACATGGGGTTTGCTCTGGAAATGGCATCGGTGCCCAAGGCCGAAGCTGCTAAATCCGTTGAACATGCGGCAAACATTTTGGGCCTGACGCCGTATCTGAAACGCCGCCCTAAAGAACTATCTGGCGGGCAAATGCAACGCGTGGCGATGGGGCGTGCCATCGTGCGCAACCCAGAGATTTTCTTGTTCGACGAACCGCTATCCAATCTTGATGCACAACTGCGCGGACAGGTGCGCGGCGAAATCCAGACCCTGCATGACAAACTGAAAACGACGACGATTTATGTGACTCATGATCAAGTCGAAGCGATGACACTGGCCGACCGGCTTGTGGTACTGCGCGCCGGGCATGTCGAACAGATCGGCACGCCACTTGATCTTTATGACCGTCCTTTAACGCCATTCGTGGCTGGATTTATTGGTGCACCGCCGATGAACCTGTTTGAAGGATCATATGCTGCGGGTGCCTTAACGCTCCAAGATAGTACAAAGCTGGTCGTGGCCACGGGAATACATCTGGCGCAAGAAGATACGACGATTATTGGTGTGCGACCCGAGCATTTGCACCGTGCCGCCCATGGGTGGCCTGCCAAAGTGACGCTTGTGGAAACGATGGGTCATGAAACCCATGTTTCGGCGATGATTGGTGAAACGGCCGTGACTTACACCATGACAACACGCGATTTCCCCAAAGCCGGAGACGACATTTTCTTGTCCCCTGACCCGACGCAGTTGCACGTTTTCCGCAATGGCGAACGCCAGAACTAA
- a CDS encoding sensor histidine kinase: protein MIGSILVLAALIMGGGTVWMWTKSTSDWRAHGTEAYDAGVTLYYAMQNGTAPPAGIEFVRLPADDQIHATSGSFRQIVGASPASRITIVPILPDAANQITGASVTMAILSPDLTYGLADLPRRDGQTAAETMGAITRKLATLCNDPFVVARMGDADWVEVEGDAVWGCAAAPPDRRILAALLAVVATGILMTVALNLPVSFLSFAGQLRNRRRVGGPTRYDPTGPQELQEIITAVNSYLEIEREQLAGRAAVLSGVSHDLGTPATRLRLRAALIQDADLRRKFETDIDSMTGIIESVLTYTHVEMGAEEPRNLSLTSLLDAIVSNYQDVDRPVTLRKAKDVIVQGGKSIFMSRQGYGVVSNDRDTVVYGRPVSLERAITNLIENALKYGRRATVSLEANAHSATIIIEDEGSESSAAEIEELLAPFQRGENTKTIDGHGLGLTIVATIAKLHGGRLTFEDSATGVTARLVIQRS from the coding sequence ATGATAGGATCTATATTGGTTCTTGCGGCGCTTATTATGGGCGGTGGCACGGTTTGGATGTGGACAAAATCCACGTCCGATTGGCGCGCACATGGCACCGAAGCCTACGATGCTGGCGTGACTTTGTATTACGCAATGCAAAACGGCACCGCCCCCCCAGCAGGCATAGAGTTCGTACGCCTACCCGCCGACGACCAGATACATGCAACAAGCGGATCATTCCGCCAAATTGTGGGTGCTTCGCCTGCCTCGCGGATCACGATTGTCCCAATCTTGCCCGATGCTGCCAATCAGATCACTGGGGCCTCTGTCACTATGGCTATCCTTTCACCCGATCTGACCTACGGTCTTGCAGATCTACCGCGCCGCGACGGGCAAACGGCGGCAGAAACCATGGGCGCGATCACTCGAAAATTGGCCACGTTATGTAACGATCCGTTTGTCGTGGCCCGCATGGGAGATGCCGACTGGGTTGAAGTGGAAGGCGACGCGGTTTGGGGGTGCGCCGCTGCCCCCCCTGATCGCCGCATACTCGCAGCGCTTTTGGCGGTGGTCGCCACCGGCATTCTCATGACCGTCGCGTTGAATTTGCCCGTGTCATTCTTGTCCTTTGCGGGACAGCTGAGAAACCGCCGACGCGTCGGCGGCCCCACTCGCTATGATCCAACTGGCCCACAAGAACTGCAAGAAATCATTACAGCAGTTAACAGCTATCTGGAAATCGAACGCGAGCAATTGGCGGGTCGTGCCGCTGTCCTCTCGGGCGTGAGCCACGATCTTGGCACACCCGCCACACGGCTCCGCCTGCGCGCCGCGTTGATCCAAGACGCAGACTTACGCCGCAAATTTGAAACCGACATCGACAGCATGACAGGCATCATCGAAAGCGTGCTGACCTATACCCATGTGGAAATGGGTGCCGAAGAACCGCGTAACCTGTCGTTGACGTCGCTGTTGGACGCAATCGTTTCCAACTACCAAGACGTGGACCGCCCAGTGACATTGCGCAAAGCCAAAGACGTCATCGTTCAAGGTGGGAAATCTATCTTCATGTCGCGGCAAGGCTACGGTGTGGTGTCCAATGATCGTGACACAGTCGTTTATGGGCGTCCCGTATCGCTTGAACGGGCGATCACCAACTTGATTGAGAACGCGCTTAAATACGGTCGCCGCGCTACGGTATCGCTAGAAGCAAACGCGCACTCCGCAACCATCATCATCGAAGATGAAGGCTCTGAAAGTTCTGCCGCTGAGATAGAAGAGCTTTTGGCACCGTTTCAACGTGGTGAGAACACCAAGACGATAGATGGCCACGGACTTGGACTTACTATTGTGGCGACAATCGCTAAACTGCATGGCGGCAGACTGACATTCGAAGACTCCGCAACGGGTGTAACGGCGCGGTTAGTTATTCAGCGATCTTGA
- a CDS encoding ABC transporter substrate-binding protein, with amino-acid sequence MKKYTNIFATTALATMMVPGLAAAQTDLTYMMWGDPPEIAVWEQLVEAFQVEHPDINIAVEVSDWGTYWEKLLVQVAGGDAPDLFAMDAPIYPDWQARGALLDITPYLADSDVLDGIYAGPLSSYQLEAGTFGLPRDFQTIVMYYNKAMLDEAGLEYPSADWTLDDLRTTAAALTIDKDGDGNIDQWGIGTEAWDMEPFWGPVVFAHGGEIISEDFSTTLMTEGPARDAFDYINALIVEDKSIMSEENLESYGWDGFQAGVAAMTFSGHWVIPAYSSLDFDWAVAPFPSGPAGRATLVNSAGIVGSATTEHPDEVYEFMEFVVSEEGQSILASLGFAIPVNRAAASGPAYLEQTSPGDHVMFVDALEYARAKPAFRGYEEWSGLVGEPLGMTWAGEWSISEALDEIAATADDALGN; translated from the coding sequence ATGAAAAAATATACAAACATTTTCGCAACTACGGCATTGGCGACCATGATGGTCCCCGGCCTTGCGGCGGCGCAAACCGACCTGACCTATATGATGTGGGGCGACCCGCCAGAAATCGCCGTCTGGGAACAGCTGGTCGAGGCGTTTCAGGTAGAACATCCTGACATTAACATTGCCGTCGAAGTGTCTGACTGGGGCACCTATTGGGAAAAACTTCTGGTGCAGGTCGCCGGTGGTGATGCGCCTGATCTGTTCGCCATGGACGCCCCGATTTACCCTGATTGGCAAGCTCGTGGAGCCTTGCTTGATATCACACCATACTTGGCCGATTCTGACGTTCTGGATGGTATTTATGCTGGGCCACTGTCGTCCTATCAACTTGAAGCTGGCACATTCGGCCTGCCCCGCGATTTCCAGACCATCGTGATGTATTACAACAAAGCGATGCTTGACGAAGCCGGACTTGAGTATCCGTCCGCTGATTGGACGCTGGATGATCTGCGCACCACCGCTGCAGCCCTTACAATCGACAAAGACGGCGACGGCAATATTGATCAATGGGGCATTGGCACCGAAGCATGGGACATGGAGCCATTTTGGGGCCCGGTTGTGTTTGCCCACGGCGGCGAAATCATATCAGAAGACTTTTCGACCACGTTAATGACCGAAGGCCCAGCACGCGATGCGTTTGATTACATCAACGCGCTGATCGTCGAAGATAAATCCATCATGTCCGAAGAAAACCTTGAATCCTACGGTTGGGATGGTTTTCAGGCAGGCGTGGCTGCGATGACGTTCTCGGGTCACTGGGTTATTCCTGCCTATTCTAGCCTTGATTTTGATTGGGCTGTGGCACCGTTCCCGTCCGGTCCAGCTGGTCGTGCGACATTGGTTAATTCTGCCGGTATCGTGGGCAGTGCGACAACAGAACATCCAGATGAAGTTTATGAATTCATGGAGTTTGTGGTGTCTGAAGAAGGTCAATCGATCCTCGCATCTTTGGGTTTTGCCATTCCGGTGAACAGAGCGGCGGCCTCTGGTCCTGCGTACCTGGAACAGACATCGCCAGGGGATCACGTGATGTTTGTGGATGCGCTTGAATATGCGCGCGCCAAGCCGGCGTTTCGCGGGTACGAAGAATGGTCCGGCCTTGTTGGCGAACCCCTTGGTATGACGTGGGCCGGTGAATGGTCAATTTCCGAGGCTCTCGATGAAATCGCGGCAACTGCTGACGACGCTCTCGGAAATTAA
- a CDS encoding lysozyme inhibitor LprI family protein: MTAEHAADCLSIVNENQVRENGCVQSQDPTECWADEAAAWDLQLAIEFTDAMTFIKFSIGQNFANDLQASQISWSNTRERDCKVYWPLLFAHDSGAAYCHAEYTAKRIDFLRDVVNRSEFQG, from the coding sequence GTGACTGCCGAACATGCGGCAGACTGCCTTAGCATCGTGAATGAAAATCAAGTCCGTGAAAATGGATGCGTCCAAAGCCAAGACCCAACGGAATGCTGGGCCGACGAAGCTGCCGCATGGGACTTACAATTGGCAATCGAATTTACCGATGCGATGACGTTTATTAAATTTTCTATAGGCCAAAATTTTGCCAATGACCTGCAGGCGTCTCAAATCAGTTGGAGCAATACGCGCGAACGCGACTGCAAGGTATACTGGCCACTATTGTTTGCCCATGACAGCGGCGCTGCATATTGCCATGCTGAATATACGGCAAAACGGATCGATTTTCTGCGCGATGTCGTGAACCGCTCTGAATTCCAAGGATAG
- a CDS encoding helix-turn-helix domain-containing protein — MSTADTRLYDPPEEGLAPDDFFVERHEADAMPAAHWHDHLEINWVPKGRIDYLMNGRRVSLLPRRIGVFWAAINHQTISVQEDQMMYCAYIPIGSFLALPIDPEFRASVLAGALVQSGVESPEDGYRLEDMAAGWGGADTVVQQIWREEILLRLRRMSVEPRQSGTLEGADLLKGRRATGVRHVEQMTAFIQDNLADPIDVAIIASQTGLHPTNAQAAFRRVLGMTIAQYLRRQRLSLAMRLLAETDHGISEIAHRAGYSSLTRLYDAFKTHLGRTPRDYRSKMRGH, encoded by the coding sequence ATGTCAACGGCTGATACGCGTCTTTATGACCCCCCCGAAGAGGGCCTTGCGCCTGATGATTTTTTTGTCGAGCGCCACGAGGCGGATGCCATGCCTGCCGCGCATTGGCATGACCACCTTGAGATCAACTGGGTCCCCAAAGGTCGGATAGATTACCTGATGAACGGGCGGCGCGTGTCGCTGTTGCCGCGTCGCATCGGGGTATTTTGGGCGGCGATAAATCACCAGACTATATCGGTGCAAGAAGACCAGATGATGTATTGCGCTTACATCCCAATCGGTAGTTTTTTGGCCTTGCCAATTGATCCCGAATTTCGGGCGTCTGTGTTGGCGGGCGCGCTTGTGCAATCGGGTGTGGAATCCCCCGAAGACGGTTACAGGCTTGAGGATATGGCGGCGGGTTGGGGCGGTGCGGACACTGTTGTGCAACAAATCTGGCGCGAAGAAATCCTGTTGCGGCTACGGCGTATGTCTGTGGAACCACGCCAATCGGGCACACTTGAGGGGGCGGATTTGTTGAAGGGACGGCGGGCAACCGGTGTGCGGCATGTGGAGCAAATGACGGCGTTCATTCAGGATAATTTGGCCGACCCGATTGATGTTGCAATCATCGCAAGCCAGACCGGATTGCACCCCACAAACGCACAAGCCGCCTTTCGTCGTGTCCTTGGAATGACCATCGCGCAATACCTGCGTCGCCAAAGGTTAAGCCTCGCGATGCGGCTTCTGGCAGAGACCGATCATGGCATTTCAGAGATCGCACACCGCGCCGGATACAGTTCTTTGACGCGGCTTTATGATGCGTTCAAAACGCATCTTGGGCGGACACCACGCGATTACCGCTCCAAGATGCGCGGGCATTAG
- a CDS encoding N-acetylglucosamine kinase — MDRTVLCIDGGGTKTAGLVADVHGALHTLTPAEGCNPQDRLGWQNALGSLFDQAPGIDFAVIGMPGFGEVPKHDTEAVNFIKTKISADHLIINDVELAFRGAFPDRNGVLVLAGTGSMAIGQAGGDIRRSGGWGHWLGDEGSAFWIGQQALSRAAAELDGRTPHVGFAAKLADALDAPNHPFGLLDWAMQDGSSRARIASVARTVDDLSLSGDVTARSILGAAACHLTALAQSVLHTSQPWAHAGSVFQSTHITDAMTQSLGPAKPPATSALVGGVLHAATLAGWDTSPAWTDKVMSQGTHL, encoded by the coding sequence ATGGATAGGACTGTTCTGTGCATTGATGGTGGGGGCACCAAAACGGCGGGCCTTGTTGCGGACGTCCACGGCGCATTGCATACTTTGACGCCAGCGGAGGGGTGCAATCCGCAAGATAGGCTCGGTTGGCAGAATGCGCTTGGTTCCCTTTTTGATCAGGCGCCGGGCATCGATTTTGCAGTCATTGGCATGCCCGGTTTTGGGGAAGTCCCAAAGCATGATACCGAAGCCGTAAATTTCATCAAAACTAAGATCAGCGCCGATCATCTGATCATCAATGACGTCGAATTGGCCTTTCGCGGTGCGTTCCCTGATCGGAACGGTGTTTTGGTTCTGGCGGGCACAGGATCAATGGCCATCGGGCAAGCTGGTGGCGATATTCGGCGATCTGGCGGGTGGGGCCATTGGCTGGGCGATGAGGGCAGCGCGTTCTGGATCGGGCAACAGGCGTTGTCACGCGCCGCGGCAGAACTGGATGGCAGAACGCCACACGTCGGGTTCGCCGCGAAATTGGCTGATGCGCTAGATGCGCCAAACCATCCTTTCGGGCTTTTGGACTGGGCAATGCAGGATGGTTCAAGTCGTGCGCGGATCGCAAGTGTTGCACGTACCGTGGATGATTTGTCTTTGTCAGGTGACGTCACCGCGCGTTCTATTTTGGGCGCAGCCGCATGCCATTTGACCGCATTGGCGCAATCTGTTTTGCACACGTCCCAGCCGTGGGCCCATGCCGGTTCTGTCTTTCAAAGCACACACATCACTGACGCGATGACGCAGTCACTTGGCCCGGCAAAACCACCCGCGACAAGCGCGTTGGTCGGGGGCGTTCTTCATGCTGCGACACTGGCAGGGTGGGACACCTCACCTGCTTGGACCGATAAAGTTATGTCGCAAGGCACTCATTTATGA
- a CDS encoding NAD(P)H-dependent oxidoreductase, translating to MTHTLIITAHPSRGSFTNSWAKKTEQACLQAGGTVSRSDLVQMNFDPVERFEHYPDHTGSDVLKCQEEASERGTLPTEIEAEIAKFRAADRIILHFPIWWFGPPAIIKGWCERVLANGAMHTASERFDAGRYRDKTVLFCTSTGSGESESSPDGKEGDVRMLLWPLAYTFRYLGCNVAQPQVIHGVHGYWKDHEKQQTEARLADRLSAHAGIIDGFDELPLMQFNEDSNFDEDGRLRADAQSVTAFITHI from the coding sequence ATGACACATACATTGATCATAACAGCCCATCCTTCTAGGGGCTCTTTCACCAATTCATGGGCGAAAAAAACAGAACAGGCATGCCTGCAAGCAGGTGGAACTGTGTCACGTTCAGATTTGGTGCAGATGAATTTTGATCCGGTCGAGCGGTTTGAACACTATCCAGATCATACAGGTTCAGACGTTCTTAAATGTCAGGAGGAAGCATCAGAGCGCGGGACGCTGCCAACCGAAATCGAAGCCGAAATCGCAAAATTCAGAGCGGCTGACAGGATCATTTTGCACTTCCCAATCTGGTGGTTCGGCCCACCCGCGATTATCAAAGGCTGGTGTGAGCGTGTCCTAGCAAACGGCGCGATGCACACCGCGAGCGAACGATTTGATGCAGGGCGGTACCGCGACAAAACCGTATTGTTTTGTACCAGCACAGGATCTGGCGAAAGCGAAAGCTCACCAGACGGCAAAGAGGGCGACGTGCGTATGCTTCTGTGGCCATTGGCTTACACCTTTCGATATCTGGGATGTAACGTCGCCCAACCACAGGTCATCCACGGAGTTCACGGTTATTGGAAAGACCATGAAAAACAGCAGACAGAGGCGAGGTTGGCGGATCGATTATCCGCGCATGCTGGCATCATCGACGGTTTCGACGAATTGCCCCTGATGCAATTCAATGAGGATAGTAATTTTGATGAAGATGGCCGCCTAAGGGCTGATGCACAAAGCGTGACAGCTTTTATCACCCACATCTAA
- a CDS encoding SIS domain-containing protein, with protein MALTIDGITGQFDFWRKAKMPAPLPVTEVTYVVIGCGTSYNLALAVAAAMCAAGHSAIGVPAGEWFDRPEAYLPKSANAKIIALSRSGTTTETVRAAQASRARGLHVTGISCAPKTALEAASDTVIVYDTHPAEGIVMTSSASLMLLAGYALAGLTVDDVLTAQAETLLNALNAADIAPFHTRDHIVFLGGGAHYGVMLEGGLKLMEMAITATQTFHPGEYRHGPISLIDEGSAVVMLYHSDTAAADADLVQEVQAKGAFVVGIGGPGDVSLPVGAIGDLVGAEALPALQLLGERHAQSKNIDTTAPRHLSKVVVLA; from the coding sequence ATGGCACTCACAATTGATGGTATCACCGGACAATTCGACTTTTGGCGCAAGGCAAAGATGCCAGCGCCATTGCCTGTTACCGAAGTCACCTACGTCGTGATCGGCTGTGGGACCAGCTATAACCTTGCCCTCGCCGTGGCCGCTGCAATGTGCGCTGCGGGCCACAGCGCGATTGGCGTGCCTGCGGGTGAATGGTTTGACCGACCAGAGGCCTATCTGCCCAAAAGTGCCAACGCTAAGATCATTGCATTGTCGCGCAGCGGCACGACAACAGAAACGGTGCGGGCCGCACAGGCCAGTCGGGCGCGGGGCCTTCATGTGACGGGGATATCTTGCGCGCCAAAGACCGCATTGGAAGCCGCCTCTGACACGGTAATCGTCTATGACACGCATCCTGCCGAAGGCATAGTGATGACATCATCTGCGTCCTTGATGCTGCTTGCAGGCTATGCGTTGGCCGGCCTGACGGTTGATGATGTACTCACAGCACAGGCAGAAACGTTGCTGAACGCATTGAACGCCGCTGATATTGCCCCATTCCATACCCGCGACCACATCGTGTTTCTTGGTGGGGGTGCACATTACGGCGTTATGCTTGAAGGCGGCCTGAAGCTAATGGAAATGGCGATCACCGCGACGCAGACGTTTCATCCCGGTGAATATCGCCACGGCCCGATCAGCTTGATCGACGAAGGATCTGCGGTCGTTATGCTGTATCACAGCGACACAGCAGCGGCGGACGCGGATCTTGTCCAAGAAGTCCAAGCCAAAGGCGCATTCGTTGTCGGGATTGGTGGGCCGGGGGATGTGTCCTTGCCTGTCGGCGCAATCGGTGACCTTGTGGGCGCAGAAGCCCTGCCAGCGTTACAATTGCTCGGCGAACGTCATGCACAATCCAAGAACATTGACACCACAGCCCCCCGCCACTTGAGTAAAGTCGTGGTTTTAGCATGA
- a CDS encoding DeoR/GlpR family DNA-binding transcription regulator produces the protein MTEDRQSKLLLLLLSQGQKSVHDIVVALNASPATVRRDLSELEQSGRIERLHGGARIATGSQKELAFSAREDNQIAAKRAIANAASALIQPNEAIFLDAGTTVLQLARHIKSNSVPINVFTNGLVIAQELAHVAHVNVTLIGGRVRSENLSMVGPAAIAMLDSLWFDRLFLGASAIDLGGHITSLDADEAATNAQMVARSASLVVLADGTKFNTRITHAVTKLGEGNHLISDAKPTGAFGAFIDAADVSFTQSGKPATLRVSHG, from the coding sequence ATGACCGAAGATCGTCAATCTAAACTGCTCTTGTTGCTTTTATCGCAAGGTCAGAAGTCGGTGCATGATATTGTGGTCGCCTTAAATGCCTCTCCTGCGACTGTGCGGCGGGATCTGTCCGAACTGGAGCAATCGGGGCGGATCGAACGGCTGCATGGGGGCGCGCGCATCGCAACCGGATCACAAAAGGAACTGGCATTCTCGGCGCGTGAAGACAATCAGATCGCTGCAAAGCGTGCGATTGCCAACGCGGCCTCTGCGCTTATCCAGCCGAATGAGGCAATTTTTCTGGATGCTGGTACGACTGTTCTTCAACTGGCGCGCCATATCAAAAGCAATTCGGTTCCGATCAATGTGTTCACCAACGGGTTGGTCATCGCGCAAGAACTGGCGCACGTCGCCCATGTGAACGTCACGCTTATTGGCGGCCGCGTGCGATCTGAAAACCTGTCGATGGTGGGGCCAGCTGCGATTGCGATGTTGGACAGCTTATGGTTCGACCGCTTGTTTTTAGGGGCCTCTGCCATTGATCTTGGGGGTCACATCACAAGTCTTGACGCAGACGAAGCCGCAACAAACGCACAAATGGTTGCACGCAGTGCATCGCTGGTCGTTCTTGCTGATGGTACGAAATTCAACACACGCATCACCCACGCGGTCACCAAATTGGGCGAAGGCAACCATTTGATCTCGGACGCGAAACCGACAGGCGCGTTTGGTGCATTTATTGATGCAGCCGATGTGTCATTTACCCAGTCTGGCAAGCCCGCGACCCTTCGGGTTTCACATGGATAG